GTAGTTTATGCTACTACTTACAGTGTTGTGTTCTCAGAGCAACTCACTCAGTACCCCACACCGCCCCTTTCTAATCTTTTAGAAGCAACACCAAATGTTTTCTCACATCACCTCATTCTTGCTGTTATGAGTAGACTTTGCCGTCTGTTTGGAAACCACCTCCAGCACCTTGCATATGTATAGGCCAAGTTACACAAGGTGGAGAAGAATGCTAGTAAACCTGTAAGACTGGTTGTTGTTAAAGGCCTCCAGGGCTCTTCAACTCCCAGAGTGTCCTTGGGGCTCCATATGTGTATGTGCTGCTGTGTAACAATGCCCCTAGTCTCAGCCTGAACAGGACCTTCATTGTAGAGTGTTGTAGAGCTTAGGCTGCTGAGCCACTTCTTGTGACTGCTATACTTCATCTCCCGCAACCACAAACAGACGCACAGCCCTGAAGCAGCACTTTATATCTActaaagagagagggagagagagaggaccggCGAAGCTGTTCCAGCCAACAGTAAACTAGTGTAGGCCGGGAGTATCGTTTTGTCTTCCAGTCCAGGGAGCTTCAGCTTGTTATCCTTCCTCATAATAAGAATTGTGAGAAGATGAGTTGgtactgactgacagctgctgttaaGATGAGCTTTTGCTGCTGTGTAGTAGCTGTTCCTCGTCAAGTGTAATTGGCAGTAAAACAAGATAATTTGGCACTTTGCCCCTGGCTCATCATGTGTCTTTAAGCTTTTAAACTCTGCAGTACTGGGAAGTGTATGGAAAACCtgatttttttatgatgaaaagTCAAATATCTAAATAGGTCACTTTATTCTTCCTGGTAAGGAAGGTGGAGTTCTTCTCAGGCGTGTATGCTCAATCCTCTTTTGGTTATCAGATTACTTCCTGCTTTATCACACAATGGCTCTGTAATATGAGAGCCGTGCTCTCCACCTGCCATGCTGTGCCCTCATTGGTGAATGCACTGAAGTGAAccattgttttctctccttctgcAGAGGGGATCCGACGAACTCTTTTCTTCCTGCATATCCAACGGGCCCTATATCATGAACTCAGGTAGGGGGGTTGCCATGGAGGGgtgaatccttttttttattgaagtgcTTGTCGtgtctggtttgtttgtgttgccaTGACGATCAATCCATTATTCAAGACGAACCAGAGCCTTCTGTTCCCTCCCTGATTGTATCTGCCTCtgttttccccccctctctttttctctctctctctctctcttgcagccAATGGCAACGACACGAAAAAATTCAAAGGTGACGTTCGCAGTCCTGGTGTTCCATCACGTGTGGTCCACGTACGCAAACTGCCCAATGACATAAACGAAGCTGAGGTTATTGGACTGGGGCTGCCCTTTGGGAAGGTCACCAATCTGCTGATGCTGAAAGGGAAAAACCAGGTAAGGAAAGATATATGCAGGTCTGCTCACCAAACCTGTACGTCTTGCACTCCTGGGTGAAATGTCTCTTTCGGCCTGGGACTAGGGATCGGCTTTCTAGCGTCTCTGTCCTGACCTGAAAATTCTGACAATGACCCTTTTGTGGCATCCTCGTGGTTTGGTGGGTAGGATGAGAATTCTACATGCTGAGATTTCCTGGAGGAAGACATCGAATCCCTCTTGAATGTGTtcattatttcctgttttctatCACCTGCAGTTGTGtgtcaaaacctttttttttaaggtgtcAAATGAGATTTGGCTAACAGTGACGGGCAACAGAAATGCTCATAATTAGAAAGGTGTACAGCATACCTAGAAAATGATTAGAAATGCTCTAGAAGTATAGCCGCAGAGTGACAACTTATTATGTGACGGGAGAAACCAATTGATTATGTTTCCGTGGTCCTCCTCTGCAGGCGTTCTTGGAGCTCAACAGTGAGGAGTGTGCACAGACGATGGTGAGCTACTACTCCTCTGTCACCCCTGTCATCAGAAACCACCCCATTTACATGCAATACTCAACCCACAAGGAGCTCAAGACAGACAACTCCCCCAACCAAGTGGTAAGGGCttgcactctcacacacacacagtttttcatgTTAActaaatgcagaaaataaaagatttctCGCTTACGCCTCTTTTTTAAATACTATAAACAGCGCAGTGTAATGTTTGTGTCTAGTAGTTTTACTGCCTTTAACAAAGAATTCTCACCCACATTCGTTCATTCATTACTGTATCATTTCCTCACCCATGCTGAGAAGTTCCTCTGTTATTTCCCTGCAGCGTGCCCAGGCAGCACTGCAGGCAGTCAATGCACTGCATGGAGGCGGGATGGGAAGCATGGCCATTCCCGCAGACACAAGTGGcatcggaggaggaggagcccaAAGCCCTGTCCTCAGAGTCATAGTGGAGAACCTCTTCTACCCCGTCACCCTGGATGTGCTACATCAGGTACAGGCAGATTTTGTAATTCAGCCGAGCCAGATTTTAGTTTTATATATTATAGGCTTGACAGTTTTATTCTTTAACCTGGCCTTGTACTCTGGATGGTGGGCATTAAAGTGACACCCACTATTTATTACATCATAATAATGTTTGTCCTTGGCTCACATTTACTCCAAACTGgtagtgctatataaataaaatgttgggAACAATGGgtatagtttaaaaaataatgtatgcAAATATACCCAAGTACAGTTGTAATGAGTTGTCCTCACTCATCgtgctgtctcctctctccagaTTTTCTCAAAGTTTGGCACCGTGCTGAAGATCATCACTTTCACTAAGAACAACCAGTTCCAGGCTCTGATCCAGTATGCCGATGGCATGACCGCTCAGCACGCCAAACTGGTAAGACTGGTACAACCAATGCTCTTTGTCCTGGAgtgtttttttcactgttgcATTATCGTTTGTACACCGTGGGAAAACTCATCGCGTGCGTTGTCTTAAACCGAATGCGCCGAATCTGTTTCAGTCTCTGGAGGGACAGAACATCTACAACGCCTGCTGTACCCTGAGAATCAGCTTCTCCAAGCTCACCAGCCTCAATGTCAAGTACAACAACGACAAGAGCAGAGATTACACCCGACCAGACCTCCCCACCGCAGACTCACAGGCCTCCATTGACCACCAGACCATGGCAGCTGCTGCATTTGGTAAGATTTAATGGACAAATAACATCTGTCAACACTCACATCTCGATGTAGAAGTTTGTGTTCTTATCTTGTTTGTTGCCTCTTGTTCCAGCTGCACCAGGCATAATCTCAGCCTCTCCCTATGGTGGAGCCCATGCCTTCCCCCCAACTTTTGCCATCCAACAGACAGGTAAGTACAATGACATGTGGGTCCCTTATGCAAACATGTGCCgctatgtacagtatttaattGGCTTAGACACGAACACTTCATGTATTTTGAGATTCCTCTTACCAGATCTCTTGAGTATGAGGATAAgaaattaaaagtaattaataTTTCTGTTCCTCATAGGTCTGTCGGTGCCTGGCATTCCCAGTGCCCTGGCGTCCCTG
This DNA window, taken from Larimichthys crocea isolate SSNF chromosome XXIV, L_crocea_2.0, whole genome shotgun sequence, encodes the following:
- the LOC104920051 gene encoding polypyrimidine tract-binding protein 1 isoform X1, yielding MDGRLDADLYPLGSGYVPEIDSVHDISVGTKRGSDELFSSCISNGPYIMNSANGNDTKKFKGDVRSPGVPSRVVHVRKLPNDINEAEVIGLGLPFGKVTNLLMLKGKNQAFLELNSEECAQTMVSYYSSVTPVIRNHPIYMQYSTHKELKTDNSPNQVRAQAALQAVNALHGGGMGSMAIPADTSGIGGGGAQSPVLRVIVENLFYPVTLDVLHQIFSKFGTVLKIITFTKNNQFQALIQYADGMTAQHAKLSLEGQNIYNACCTLRISFSKLTSLNVKYNNDKSRDYTRPDLPTADSQASIDHQTMAAAAFAAPGIISASPYGGAHAFPPTFAIQQTGLSVPGIPSALASLGVGHGGMAAAAAAASRLGLSGLATSGGHNVLLVSNLNPESVTPHCLFILFGVYGDVMRVKILFNKKENALIQMSDGTQAQLAMSHLNGQRLHGRDMRVAFSKHTTVQLPREGHEDQGLTKDYSNSPLHRFKKPGSKNYSNIFPPSATLHLSNIPPSVVEDDLRRLFASSGATVKAFKFFQKDRKMALIQMGSVEEAIESLIEFHNHDLGENHHLRVSFSKSTI
- the LOC104920051 gene encoding polypyrimidine tract-binding protein 1 isoform X2, giving the protein MDGRLDADLYPLGSGYVPEIDVHDISVGTKRGSDELFSSCISNGPYIMNSANGNDTKKFKGDVRSPGVPSRVVHVRKLPNDINEAEVIGLGLPFGKVTNLLMLKGKNQAFLELNSEECAQTMVSYYSSVTPVIRNHPIYMQYSTHKELKTDNSPNQVRAQAALQAVNALHGGGMGSMAIPADTSGIGGGGAQSPVLRVIVENLFYPVTLDVLHQIFSKFGTVLKIITFTKNNQFQALIQYADGMTAQHAKLSLEGQNIYNACCTLRISFSKLTSLNVKYNNDKSRDYTRPDLPTADSQASIDHQTMAAAAFAAPGIISASPYGGAHAFPPTFAIQQTGLSVPGIPSALASLGVGHGGMAAAAAAASRLGLSGLATSGGHNVLLVSNLNPESVTPHCLFILFGVYGDVMRVKILFNKKENALIQMSDGTQAQLAMSHLNGQRLHGRDMRVAFSKHTTVQLPREGHEDQGLTKDYSNSPLHRFKKPGSKNYSNIFPPSATLHLSNIPPSVVEDDLRRLFASSGATVKAFKFFQKDRKMALIQMGSVEEAIESLIEFHNHDLGENHHLRVSFSKSTI